The genomic segment GATGAATTTAGTACATAGCGTGGCGGAGTTGGGAGAAACATTGGTAGATGTAGTGTCATGCAGGCTGAACTTTAGGCTATCTACGATGGACTCCTCATGGCGTGGGATGCTAATTGGGTAAATATTATGGTCAAAACAGATTGTGCTAAAGCTATGGAAGTCATTTTAGATACGTCTTGTAGGAAATTGTACATGGACCTAACTTTGAGAATCCAAGAGCTTTGTAAGAGGCAGTAGAAGTGGTCATAAAGCAGATTCTAAAAGAAGTTCATGTAGTTGCACATACGTTGGCTGGAATGATGACAGCTTTCCCTTATGACTCGATAGTATTGCAAGGACCCCAGAAACGATCGTGGAGCATTTACGGTTAGATGGTCAGTTTATGTATGATGATACTGGAATAATATTGTAATTGTTTTTGGTTTGTATCTATaaaaaaacgagacaaaaaaaattagataccaaaaaaaaaaggaagatatAATTTAGGAGCTAAATTGTAAACTAATTTTACCGCAAAAGTATTTTTCATATAAGAActtacaactaagttacattttGTATCAAAAGTTAAATCAAAATCCATTATTACAAGTTGAACGGAATAATTTACgacaattaataaattaattaatataataactaattaaataataattatatttaaattgtacAAATTTAACTATCAGCGCCGCCCAGTTTCGTTTAGGCCATTTTTAAAACCCTATTTAAACCCTAACTTTCCCTTAACTTTGAAACCCTGATTTTCGTCTCCTCTTTCAAAATGGAAATTGAAAGAGAAACCAATGAAGGCAACTCAAGGAGGATTCAAGTCCGATTTATAACGAAATTAAAAGCACCATATAAAGTTCCGACAACAGCCATTGCCATCCCTTCTGACCTCTCTCGTATAGGCCTTTCCTCCATTGTTAACAAGCTTCTTCAAGCTGGTATTGGTTTTTAGTTTCTTaagaaatttttggttttttttttttgtaatcaagttagtttatttttgttttgatttgggGTTTTCTTGGGTTTCTGCAATAACGTCATTCTAAGTATGTATTTCAGGGTAATTGAATGTTTCTTGGTTTCTTTagtaattttgggtttttaacttATAGTTTCCTTTAAGCTGGTAATGTATTTAGATGCTTAAAAATTTATTTGACTCTTACTTAGTTCAAGCCATTGGCTTTAGAGCTGTTTGCATAATTCAGTTAATTGTTTTCTGGTTCATTATTATTTCTTGCTATTATTAAGTTGGAAATTTTGTGGCTATGAGCAGTGGATTCTGAGTGGAAAACCGAGCCCTTTGATTTCCTGATCGATGGGGAGCTGGTTCGGATGTCACTTGAGCAGTTTCTTCTTGTCAAAGGCATTTCTGCGGTACTTTTCTACCTTTAACCCTTTTAATGTTTGCATTTTACTTTAGTGAGTTTTAAATAAGTAGAAAAGAATTTGTGAAAACAACTAAAGAGAAATGTGCAATTACTATGTTTTGGTCCTTATACTTAATTCCTTGAATGAACTATTGCaggagaaaattttggaaattgaatacATAAGAGCCGTTGCCCCTCGAAAAGAGGAAGAGCCTTCTCCGCATGATGATTGGGTCAGTGCTGTTGACGGTTCTAGTCCTAGGTAAGCCTTCCAATATGTTACCATTGCACGGGTGCTTCATTTTGCTTTTACCGTAGCATTACTGTTATTCTGGGTATTAGTCTTATTTATAAAGGAAGATTAAATGACTTTGATTTCGTTGGCATTACACTTCCATAAAACTGCTTAGTACACATTGTTTTGCAGGTTCATTTTGACTGGTTGCTATGATAGTTTGGGAAGGTAAATAGattaaatttcatgtattttttttgtttatggaCATTTTATTCGGAGGAATTTAATTTGACAGAAAtcatgtttttgttttcttttctatatAATTTCCTTAAGGATATGGAAACAAGCTGGATGGTGTACGCATATACTAGAAGGACACAGTGGTGCAATTTCATCTGTTCGTATCATCAACTCAGAAGGTTTAGTGGTCAtctataacattttagtcatcaATATTAAGCATTTTTATGTATGATTGTGTCAAACAAGCTGTTGTTTTCTTCCGATATTTAGTGGACGTCCCTAAGTCTACTCTAAGTATATCCTTTTCTGTTTTATCGTACTGATGATTAGGGTTGCTTGCATGTGCAGGGGCAGGAAGTGCAACAGTAGCCACTGCTTCAAAAGATCGAACTCTGAGACTGTGGAAGGTAATACGAAAAATGAATTCTTTTCGAAGTGCAAAAATAAGTACCAATTGATACATCTTTTTCCTTAAAAAGTTTGATGCAGAGGACTCTACTGACCATCCTGCAAGGATAAGAGCATTCAAGATATTACGTGGGCATAATGCATCTGTACACAGCATTGCAGCAAAGACATCTGGAGACATGGTATTAGCTATTCTTTGAACcgtagttttctttttctttttatctgtCTTTATCATATTGTGATAATGTTGATTTCTAACATCAGTGTCATTGCCTCTATCTCTTAATTTAGATTTGCTCAGGTTCTTGGGATTGTACGATCAATTTATGGCGGACAAATGACACTGATACAAATGGGGACACGGTATCAATCAAGAAAAGGAAGGTTAATAATAAAATTGAGGAGTCTCAATCAGAGGTATGCCATCCTTTTCATTTGCTCCCTCTGCATTTTGATTTTCATGTAGCTGATTTATTTACCATCATTCATATAAACTGCCTCGAAGAATATCCTTGCTTTGAATGAGCTCTTTGTCATAATCATTATTGTTAATTTGATGTTTCTCTCCAAAATTTTTATGACATAACAATTTTATTCTAAAGAATCTTGGGCATTTATTTATAAGCATTGGCTTTTCTTTTACATCCTTCATGTTTTGTGCAGGGAGAGGCCGTCTCTACACTTGTGGGCCATACACAGTGCGTCTCCTCTGTGGTTTGGCCTCAGCACGATACAATTTATTCGGCATCATGGGATCACTCTGTCAGAAAATGGGATGTCGAGACAGGCAAAGATTTGTCTGATATAGTATGTCTATTTGTCTCTTTCTTTCTCCCTCTATATCCATTTTTTGTTTCATTTGCATGCATTTGTGTTCTATGTTTGGATGTACCATTTTTGTTCATCCGAGAAAAAAGGGTAAAAGGATACTATTTCTTAGGTTGCTTTCATTTACTTCACTTCCCTGACCCGGCCCCTCTTTTGTTTTCATGCACAGTTCTGTGGCAAGGCCCTCAACTGCATTGATATAGGAGGTGAAGGATTGGCTCTCATCGCTGCTGGTGGTTCCGATCCAGTTCTTAGAATATGGGATCCTCGTAAACCAGGTCTGTCGTTCATAATTTCATGtatgatattatatttttttcttttcccttcctCTTTTTCTCCTACTTGTTGCATGCGCAGACACATGAAACCACTGAAACTCCATCTCACTTGAAACCTTTTTTTCTACTTTTCAAGGAACATCGGCACCCACGTTTCAGTTCTCTTCACATAGTTCTTGGATTTCAGCTTGCAAGTGGCACAATACGTCTCCTCTTCATTTACTTTCTTCATCTTATGATGGGAAAGTAATGTTGTGGGATCTAAGAACAGCGGTATCGTTTTGTATTCTCTACATTCTCACAATTTAACTGTATATTGTTTTTCTGGACATCGTTTTGATGATTACTTTTTGTGTGGCAGTGGCCTGTTTCTATCATCGATACGCACAAAGACAAGGTACAATTCTAATCTCTGTTGCTAAATTCTTTTGATGTAGTTTTTGAGAAACCTATCCAAAATCCGCCATTAATGTCGTGGCCTGGCTGTTTTAGGTATTATGTGCAGACTGGTGGAAGGGTGACTGCGTGGTGAGCGGTGGGGTGGACACTCAGCTCCGAATTTCTTCGGACATCTCTATCCATTGAGGTAAATTTTAGCTATATCTTTTTAGaagttaaattctgctattagtcgctgtactttgcaaaagttgtggatttagtccttGGTACTTTTATTTGGTTATTttcagtccctatacttttttgaattttgaaaattgcATCCTAACCCAAATAGTAATAGTTAAATCCGTTTGTTTTAATTCAATTGCTAGTCctgaacttttttaaaatttgaaatttcagtctTGACGCAATGATGGTTGCTGATCCATTAActgaatttttagttttttagtaACTTGTGGAAATAATAAGCTGACATGGCATTACacaaataataatatgtttgccTCATCAGATTTTGGAAATAGCAGAACTTATCTTAATGAATTTTACAGTTACTGTCTGGTGAgggcaaaaattttaaaattttgaaaaaagtatAGGAACTAATAGCAAAAGTTAAAACTAATTCAACTGGTCCGGGTTTTTATTCCTCACATAAGTGATGTCTACTTTTTGTTTCATTCATCATGTTATGGTGGCCTTTTCttgcaaaagaagaaagaagatgtTTGGAGCCGAGAAGGGAGCTGGTGAAATTGGTATCAAGTGAGAGATTTAGGCATTAAAGAATGGTAGTGATTGTGTGAAATGTCTATCAATTTTGTTCAGGATATGTAAACAAGCCTTCATTTCCTTCAAATGTTATATAACTTACAGGATTATGTTCTATTTGTGTTCAATTCTCTTTTATTTGGATATAAGGTCAAAACTTATGTTACTCGAATTCGAATATGGGTGTATGTCCGATATTGATATGTTTACGGGCTCGGTTTAGGTTCGAATAGCAGAAAGACTTGTTCGGATCTGATCCTGGTTTGTTAATTTCAGCAGTTCAGTTtacattgaatatatatatatatatatatatatagttgttattttatttttaaaatatgacaAACTCCAATGTAACAAAGCtttgattaaaatattagaattttcaaaaatgttGGAAGTTGtaataagaattttttaaaattttataagaggtttaattaaagttttcaaaatatttgtaggTTCTTTatgaaaaaaagtaaatttatttattttatctcaaGCTTacaattatgaaattaaaagaagGAAATAACAAGCTCTTCAACCCCATAATCAAAAGAAATGATGAGGCAGAAGGTGAAATGTTTTATCTCTACAAACATTTTATACAGTTATCAAAGATATtatttgtacaaaaatagttattgTTTAATGTATAATGAAAAGATTGGAAATGCGGGGGATCGAACCCCGTGCCTCTCGCATGCAAAGCGAGCGCTCTACCATTTGAGCTACATCCCCGATTGATTTCTTGTTCTTAAAAAATCTATATTTCATTATGTAAATAGGATTTCTTTTATTTAACCCAACGTGGATTAAAATTTCTATAAAAAGGGTAAAAATGCAGCAGAGGTGGCCCAACTACtgataattttcttttttggtcatacTGTTAAAAGTTACAAATTCATCATCCAATTAAtcgattttgtttctttttggcttaaagcatcatTTTCTCATTTTGGCATCTAAAGTTACATTTTTTTAATCGATTTTCACtctggttttaaaaaaaaaaaaatttagtatatGCCACGTGACACTTcaatatgtattaaaaataaaaataaatttataaattatacaataaaaatataattagaaattATAGAAAACTACCGTTTGACTTTTACCCAGCGTTTACATACCAATATTTTCAAGTTTTATATGAAtgattattgtttggttttgagGGAAAATGGCTGTTGTTCGGTGGTTGGAATAATTTTTGGCATggattgcaattttttttttagtttaaataactgtaattttaagaaaatgtaaaaattaatagttgagtgTGAAAAAAAGGAATTCTTTTATAGTttattctaataaattataatttattctttttgaGCACAATACTCATAACTATTCATAGCTCTCaattcataaataggaggataatatacTTCAGCTCACTCAAACTCACGTCATTctgtattgacaacaatatccATATTAATGACTTAATCGATTactaaaaagtaattttaaattaattaaataatacaaatattagtatgaaaaaatagaaaataaatttgttTGTACCCCAACCTTTACTCACTCCCAAGTGCATATTTAGGAGTGCATTTAATTAATAGTGGAGTGGAGCCCCACTTCTACTATGTTATATTTAGGAGTcaacaaataaaatgattttttaagttAATACAATTCAATTATTCGATTTATTTGGTTGTTATGAATCAATTCGAATACTTAATTTGATTTTTCAAGTTTGAGTCAAATTAAATTTTGTAACTTCAATAACAAACTGATTTAAATACTCTTTAGGTCCCTGATAATTTTGAAAGCGAACAAATTGGTTTCtctaaaaataattacaaaattttaaaatatttataatttttttcccaaatttttataaatatatatacaaattcaaaaggtaaaattcttaaaaatcatataaaaatattaaactataaatttttcataaaatccaaaatgataaatttgaaccTCAAACAAATAAATTACCAAAACAAGTTTATCGTACTAAATTATCTCTTTTTTTCCTCTcttattttgctttaaaaaaacTCGAATTTATATTCTTTAACTCGGAAGTTAATTATATTGTCAACATGATTCCAATTcggttgatttattttttaaaatttaactcgagtAAATTTATTCCGGTCGGTGCAAATTTAATTTCACTCAGCTTGATTAGGAAAATTTCTAAATCGACtcagaatgataaaataaggctCATCAGTTCAagtaactcaaaaaaaaatttaactcgatTCATCGAACGCTAACCCttaattgtatatttataattCGAATGAAGATAAAATAACATAAGATTGTTAAcaatttaaaattcttaaaacatgaaatagaatCTCCTAATATCTAATTTTTTATCTTAATCTTATCAATTAACAATTACATTAAGAAAATAGtacaacatattttaaaataaacttcaTCAAAATGATTGATACATTTTAACCGAATTCAACATCAACTTACATTGAAGTTACAAATACATCATTTTTTAAAgcgtaaactattaaaatggttGCTATTGTTTGTTTCAGGTTATATTTTAGACATTTACGTTATCGtcttgtaacattttagtcattgaacgTTAATTGCTGTTAACggtgtaacagtaagctgacgtgacacgttaaatcatcatttcaaacaaaatttttaggttaaattctacaattggtccctatatttttttcgttttgagcaatttaattattttcttttatgttctttgaattcttttttttttcattctcttctcattttccctctgttttcctcgcttcttcatttcttttaacatggtttttctatgtttttcatttgttaagactagtccttatactttttttttgaacaatttaatttttttctttttatttccttattttccttttcttcttcccatttatttttctctcttctcatatTCTTCAACACAGAAACATTATTTTTGCCCACCAAATAAACCAAGTCCTTGTTTCTTTCACATGATTTCTAAATTGAATTTCACTGAAAACCGAATATcaatcattcttaatcaaatctcTATTTGAATATAAACTAATTTCGAAACTAAAATTAgatctaactaatcaatataaaaaaaaccatatccttaatcaaatctaaacataaattgaaatatttatattcaaaacaatttttttccattTCCAAACTTTTATAGAACCGTGTCAATTGTtcgtttccttttcttttattttctaacgaataaaattaagtaaacaataaaattgatctaaacctTTTTGGATTATTCCCAGGCAGATGAACTGAAGAGAGAAAGGGACATGGAACCAAACTGGTTTGGGTAAAGTTGAGGGTAAGTTTCGTATGGTGGTTGTTTTAGTCATTGAGAGTGTAGAGTTCGTTTGAAGAATCCATGAAATAACGTAGTTTCGAGAGAGCGAGAATGTTGTAGGTAAGATAAATAAGGTGGTCGTGAGGTTAGTTAGGAGGTTAAAGGAACGTGCTCAGGAAACTTTATTGAGGATGGACTGCCATAAGTCATGACTGGAGAGGTCTTCAAGTGAGGCGAGCTTGGGGACTAGGTCATTGAAAGATCCAAATTGATTCGTTAAAGCGATGATGGACGATGAGGGTTTGTAATTGTGGGGTGAGAATATGCAAAGTAAGTTTTATTTCGGTTtcaactttttccttttcttttttcataaacaaaaaaatgttttaacaaatggaaaatatagaaaaactatgttaaaagagatagagaagggaggaaaacagagagagaagcagaagaaaatggaaaataaaaaaagagttaaaagaacataaaagaaaaaaattaaattgctcaaaatgaaaaaaatatgaggatcaattatataatttaacctaaattttttgtttgaaatgatgatttaacgtgccagaTTAGCTTACTattacaccattaacgacaatAATGGCtcagtaactaaaatgttacaacacgttaacgtaagtaactaaaacataacatttcaaacataagtgactaaaatgtaacccgaggtaaacaaaagtgactattttaatagtttgttctttttaaaattatatggttagatttttattatcaataaaataaattatttataataacttCATTAATTACTTCAAATGGACAACATGcatacaaattttattttatcggATAAACTACAATGGTAATCATTcaactattaataatttttttagccaCCCAATTATTTGAAGATACAAAATGATTACCCAACTATTAGCAAATCtcttttttggtcactcaactatttaattttatcctTTTCTATAATCAGCTGGCTAACGGTGGCCACTTTTAAAACTGacataatagtaaatttaacctCAACATTCATAATTtatgtcaatttaattttaattctataaaaatttaacacttaatatttcaacattgtataattttattttatttttgtaattttatttttctttgtcaCTCTTTTGCCTCAGGGTGAgcataaatgatttaatttattaataagtaAAGTTTAGTGTggtagtgtttttttttaatttaccaattattgaaaactaatgattaataattaattgttgAGTGCAAAATCCACAAGAACTCAAAAATGTCGGCATCATCGGTAGGTCAATGAAAACAGAATGAGCTCAATAATTCAATGAAATAATGCACCCATTTTATAGTTAACAaagaatgatgatgatgatgaaaaaaaaaaagtacagaTTTCAAGTTCAAGATTCTATTCACAAAAGAACAACATCAAAGCACAATATCTCaatgatatatatatgctatTAAATGGAAAATTGATTTCAAGTACCAAAACAACATGGAAAATCCACATATTTTGGTAATTCCATACCCAGCACAAGGCCATGTGATTCCCCTAATGGACCTTTCATCATGTTTACTCAAACATGGCTTCAAAATCACATTTGTTACCCTGGAGTTTAATCATCAAAATGCCATGGATATATTGGCATTGAGAGGAGAAGAAATGGGTAATCGGGTTCATCTCGTTTCGGTTCCAGACGGGCTCGGATCATCGGAGGAAAGGAACCAACCAGGGAAGATATCTGAAGCAATATTGCAGACCATGCCAAGGAAAGTAGAGGAGCTTATTGAAGAGATTAATGGATCAGAAAGGAAGATAAACTGTGTGATTGCAGATCAAAGCTTAGGTTGGGCTTTGGAAATTGCAAAGAAACATGGAATCAAACGAGCTGCTTTTTGTCCTGCAGCAGCTGCATTGTTGGTGTTAGGATTTAGTATCCCAAAATTGATTGATGATGGAGTTATTGATCAAGATGGTAAGTTCCTATATCTCTAAATGTTCAATTGTTAGCACATTTTGTTTGGGGTTAAATAAATTGGTAATTGTTTTCACTTTGAGATTTGAACGAGGTAACTGTTTTCGCattgggtttgaattttttttatttaagttaatccTTGAACTTGGTAATTGTTCCAATATTGGGACTAGGGCTGAACAAGAAAAACCATTGTGTTTGCAACTATTAATTGAAAGGATTTTCTTTGCAGGAACTCCATTAAAAAGAGAGATGATCAAGTTGTCACCAAATATGCCCCCAATGAACACAATGAACTTTGTTTGGGCCTGCATTGGCAACATCAATGCACAAAAAAACATCTTCAAACTCATGGTTAGAAACAATGAATCCATCAAATTAACTGATTGGTTGCTTTGCAACTCAACCTATGAACTTGAACCAGCAGCATTCACAATGGCTCCCAATATCAAACCTATAGGTCCATTGTTAGCACCAAAGTCAAAACCAACTGATTCAAATTGCCTCACCTGGCTGAACCAACAAGCACCACAATCAGTCATCTATGTTGCATTTGGCAGTTTCACAACCTTCAACACCACCCAATTCCAAGAACTCGCACTTGGGCTCGAACTCACAGGCAGACCCTTTCTTTGGGTAGTTCGATCTGATATACCAAATGGAAGAAACAGTGCTTACCCAGAAGGGTTTCAAGAGAGAATCGGTAGTAGAGGCCAAATGGTGGATTGGGTACATCAGAAAAAGGTTCTTTCCCATCCTTCCATTGCATGTTTTATAAGCCATTGTGGTTGGAATTCAACAATGGAAGGTTTAAGCAATGGCGTCCCTTTCTTGTGTTGGCCTTATTTTGCTGATCAGTTCTTTAACCAAAGTTATATTTGTGAGTATTGGGGTGTTGGGTTGGGGTTTGAAAGAGATGGGAGAGGGACCATTACAAGGAATGAAATCAGGAATAAGGTCGAACAGTTGGTGGGCAATGAAAAGTACAAAGCAAAATCAATGGCTTTGAAGGAAACAGTCATGAACAGCATCGCAGAAACCGGTGGATCTAATAATAATTTGAAGGATTTTGTCAAATGGTTAAATGAATAGGTATATTACATATGCACAGACTTTGGAGAAGACGTCTGTTTGGGAGAGTTGTATCTATGTGTTGTTCATATTCACATaatactatttatttttatattacgttagcaaataattttaaaattataataattcaaattttaaaaaaaattataaaaagctcttaaaaataaaaaaatttataatttggtccCTCTTAGTCCTCTTACGTGTAATATTGGTGCAAACAAGTACAATTGTGGACAgtgttaataaaaaaaaacattttgaatGCCAACGTGGACAACAATCCAAACATGAGAGAACTCACTTTGTCAGCTTTAAAAGATCCATGTTAAAATTAAGACAGtatttttttaaggtttaatgctcaattttattttggtttgttttcttattttggtccctaatcttttttttttatttacttaaatcaTCATTCCGTTATTTGGTTTAACTCATCTGTTAGTAACCATGTTAAAAATTCGGTTACCACGTGGAATCAATAAGAATGTGCTACGTGagacttaaatttatttaaaatgaaaacattGATCCACTGTTGACCATATGTTAATCGGTATTGACTATCGTTGACCAACTTCGATTATCCACGTGGCGTTATTAGAACACATCATGTCACccttcttttttgtattttaatattatatataatatgttatttaaaaatataaattatatataataggtaaataattcaaaaaattttctaaaatatataaatttaaattttaaaaatcaaaatattatataaaaattaatttttagaaaaatttaaaaaatttatttaattttaaaaaattccaaaaaaaaacttaatttttcaaaattttatattctagaaaaattgtcataattttttttcaagaactctaaattctaaaaattcaaaacaatataTCCAAATTTCCAAAATAGATAAAGTTCATAAAAGTTTCAAGTTTTTagaaatttatctttttttttaatttttagaatttagattttttgaaaaaaattaaaatttatgaaaaaaaattcaattttgatataatttttacacaatattttgatttttaaaatttaaatttatatattttagatttttttttattttttgaattatttatatattatatataattttttacatttttaaacaatatatcatatataatattaaaatacaaaaaagaaggTGATGTGGACGGTTAACACAACATCTAGTGAATGGTGAgtcattgtttttattttaaataagtcTAAGTGCCATCTGACAACCGTTTTTTTAACATCGTAGcaaaaaatgaattgaattaaGTAACAGTAAGTGTCAgtctaaaataaagaaataaaatgagaaaacaGCATAGTTTGAGACCAAATTAAGCATTAAGCCTTTCttatattaacatttttatcaattttacttaTGTGCATCAATATTGATAGTAGAAATATTGGATTAAATGTAATTATTCATGAttcataaatataaattctttcagagtctataattattattattattttttgaatctaaATTTGAGAATGCAATGTTATTTAACATTGCACTCATCTCTTGTTGGTTCTAGGTCTCAtctttaattaaaaacaaaaaaatgaaaaaaaatattggaTCTTGTAAATCTACCATTTTGTAATGCCTTTTTttacataaatgttattaaaaaaataatttatttacttaaataatgtGCTTagaattatttatcaaaataatatgaaataaacaatatttaagtaaatttaaCGCGAAATTATTATCATTGGTGACGATTTGAGAATCCCGAGACCCAAATCGTCCTGAACTGACAGAGTAATCTGGGATTTCGAGATGACAAGTTTAACAAGATAAAGAATCTCTGTAACCTCAGGATACTAGATCACCACCAATTACAGCGAtcataatataaaaattcaaattagtgtgaaaaaacataatattttggtaaataataatTGTTTTCATAATATTTTAGTAACAA from the Gossypium hirsutum isolate 1008001.06 chromosome D09, Gossypium_hirsutum_v2.1, whole genome shotgun sequence genome contains:
- the LOC107888542 gene encoding UDP-glycosyltransferase 83A1 → MENPHILVIPYPAQGHVIPLMDLSSCLLKHGFKITFVTLEFNHQNAMDILALRGEEMGNRVHLVSVPDGLGSSEERNQPGKISEAILQTMPRKVEELIEEINGSERKINCVIADQSLGWALEIAKKHGIKRAAFCPAAAALLVLGFSIPKLIDDGVIDQDGTPLKREMIKLSPNMPPMNTMNFVWACIGNINAQKNIFKLMVRNNESIKLTDWLLCNSTYELEPAAFTMAPNIKPIGPLLAPKSKPTDSNCLTWLNQQAPQSVIYVAFGSFTTFNTTQFQELALGLELTGRPFLWVVRSDIPNGRNSAYPEGFQERIGSRGQMVDWVHQKKVLSHPSIACFISHCGWNSTMEGLSNGVPFLCWPYFADQFFNQSYICEYWGVGLGFERDGRGTITRNEIRNKVEQLVGNEKYKAKSMALKETVMNSIAETGGSNNNLKDFVKWLNE
- the LOC121221088 gene encoding ribosome biogenesis protein WDR12 homolog translates to MEIERETNEGNSRRIQVRFITKLKAPYKVPTTAIAIPSDLSRIGLSSIVNKLLQAVDSEWKTEPFDFLIDGELVRMSLEQFLLVKGISAEKILEIEYIRAVAPRKEEEPSPHDDWVSAVDGSSPRFILTGCYDSLGRIWKQAGWCTHILEGHSGAISSVRIINSEGAGSATVATASKDRTLRLWKFDAEDSTDHPARIRAFKILRGHNASVHSIAAKTSGDMICSGSWDCTINLWRTNDTDTNGDTVSIKKRKVNNKIEESQSEGEAVSTLVGHTQCVSSVVWPQHDTIYSASWDHSVRKWDVETGKDLSDIFCGKALNCIDIGGEGLALIAAGGSDPVLRIWDPRKPGTSAPTFQFSSHSSWISACKWHNTSPLHLLSSSYDGKVMLWDLRTAWPVSIIDTHKDKVLCADWWKGDCVVSGGVDTQLRISSDISIH